The DNA segment GGACCCAAGACCCACAGTGTTCTAGGAGTCCATCATGTGTCTCGCCATTCCGGCTCGCGTCACCCATGTCACTCGCATCGATCCGGCCATCGACACGGCGGTGGTCGATCTGGGAGGGGTCTCGCGCGAGGTCTCGATCGCGCTGGTTCCGGAGGTGGAGGTCGGCGACTATGTGCTGGTGCACGTCGGCTATGCGCTCAACCGGATCAGCGAGGAGGAGGCCCAGGAGACGCTGAAGCTCATGGCCGAGATGACGCGCCTGCTCGACGAAGAGATGGGTAACGCCGACGTGGTCGCCAAGCCGGCATGAAATACGTCGACGAATTCCGCGACCGGCATCTGGCGCGTCAACTGGCCGCCGCCATCGCCGCCGAGGTCGATCCCGAACGCGAATACCGCCTGATGGAGTTCTGCGGCGGACACACGCACGCCATCTTCCGCTATGGCATCCAGCAATTGATGCCGCCCAATCTGCGCTTCGTCCATGGTCCGGGCTGTCCGGTGTGCGTGCTGCCGATGACGCGGCTCGATCAGGCCATCGCCATGACGCGCGAGCATGGCGTGACGCTCTGCACCTATGGCGATCTGATGCGCGTGCCGGCGA comes from the Allochromatium tepidum genome and includes:
- a CDS encoding HypC/HybG/HupF family hydrogenase formation chaperone; protein product: MCLAIPARVTHVTRIDPAIDTAVVDLGGVSREVSIALVPEVEVGDYVLVHVGYALNRISEEEAQETLKLMAEMTRLLDEEMGNADVVAKPA